One stretch of Pelmatolapia mariae isolate MD_Pm_ZW linkage group LG3_W, Pm_UMD_F_2, whole genome shotgun sequence DNA includes these proteins:
- the LOC134624016 gene encoding mucin-2-like: MKSRNNVHGSGTNNHDCSANNHNHSANIHDCSSNNHNSRTNNNNGSSNHHHSRVNNHHSSSNNHDCTSNNHHSRSNYNDRRTNNDCSSNNHDRSNNNHDSRTDNHYSSFNNHNSRTNNNDCSCNNHDCTSNNHDNGTNNHDSHTNNHDSRTNNHDSGTNNHDSRNNNHDCSYNNHDSGTNNHDCSYNNHDSPTTTTAAAPTTTTAAPTTTTAATITTTAAPTTTTAATTTTTAAPTTTTAAATTTTAPPTTTTAAPTTTTAATTTTTAAPTTTTAAPTTTTAATTTTTSAATTTTAAPTTTTAATTTTTAAPTTTTAATTTTAPPTTTTAAPTTTTAATTTTTAATTTTAAAPTTTTAAPTTTTEASTTTTAPLTTTTAPTTTTTAAPTTTTAAPTTTTAATTTMTAAPTTTTAAPTTTTAAPTTTTAATITTTAAPTTTTAATTTTTAAPTTTTAATTTTTSAPTTTTAAPTTTTAAATTTTTPPTTTTAAPTTTTAAPTTTTAALTTTTAVSTTTTAPLTTTTTAPTTTTAVPTTTTAAPTTTTAAPTTTTSATTTTTAAPTTTTAVATTTTAPPTTTTAAPTTTTAAPTTTTATTTTTTAAPTTTTAAPTTTTAASTTTTAPPTTTTATSTTTTAPPTTTTAAPTTTTTAPITTTTMPHQQPRQRYNNHNSGTNNHDSRNNNHDCSYNNHDSGTYNHDCSYNNHGSRTNNHDCSFNNHNCTSNNHDNGTNNHDSCTDNHDSRTNNHDCSYNNHDSGTNNHDCSYNNHDSRTNNNDCSCNNHNCTSNNHDSRTNNHDSPTTTTAAPTTTTAAPTTTTAATITTTAAPTTTTAATTTTTAAPTTTTAATTTTTTTAAPTTTTAATTTTTAAPTTTTAATTTTTSAPTTTTAAPTTTTAAATTTTTPPTTTTAAPTTTTAAPTTTTAALTTTTAVSTTTTAPLTTTTTAPTTTTAVPTTTTAAPTTTTAAPTTTTSATTTTTAAPTTTTAVATTTTAPPTTTTAAPTTTTAAPTTTTASSTTTTAPPTTTTSTSTTTTAPPTTTTAAPTTTTTAPITTTTMAPTTTTAAPTTTTAPSTTTTAAPTTTTAAPTTTTAAPRTTTAAPTTTTAATTTTTAATTTTTAAPTTTTAATTTTTAAPTTTTAAATTTTAPPTTTTAAPTTTTAAPTTTTAATTTTTAAPTTTTAAPTTTTAATTTTTSAATTTTAAPTTTTAATTTTTAAPTTTTAATTTTAPPTTTTAAPTTTTAATTTTTAATTTTAAAPTTTTAAPTTTTEASTTTTAPLTTTTAPTTTTTAAPTTTTAAPTTTTAATTTTTSAATTTTAAPTTTTAAPTTTTAATITTTAAPTTTTAATTTTTAAPTTTTAATTTTTSAPTTTTAAPTTTTAAATTTTTPPTTTTAAPTTTTAAPTTTTAALTTTTAVSTTTTAPLTTTTTAPTTTTAVPTTTTAAPTTTTAAPTTTTSATTTTTAAPTTTTAVATTTTAPPTTTTAAPTTTTAAPTTTAPTTTTAPSTTTTAAPTTTTAAPTTTTAAPRTTTAAPTTTTAATTTTTAATTTTTAAPTTTTAATTTTTAAPTTTTAAATTTTAPPTTTTAAPTTTTAAPTTTTAATTTTTAAPTTTTAAPTTTTAATTTTTSAATTTTAAPTTTTAATTTTTAAPTTTTAATTTTAPPTTTTAAPTTTTAATTTTTAATTTTAAAPTTTTAAPTTTTEASTTTTAPLTTTTAPTTTTTAAPTTTTAAPTTTTAATTTTTAAPTTTTAAPTTTTAAPTTTTAATITTTAAPTTTTAATTTTTAAPTTTTAATTTTTSAPTTTTAAPTTTTAAATTTTTPPTTTTAAPTTTTAAPTTTTAALTTTTAVSTTTTAPLTTTTAPTTTTTAPITTTTMATTTTTAAPTTTTAATTTTTAAPTTTTSAATTTTAPPTTTTAAPTTTTAATTTTTAAPTTTTAATTTTTSAPTTTTAAPTTTTAAATTTTAPPTTTTAAPTTTTTTAAPTTMTAATTTTTAAPTTTTAATTTTTAAPITTTAAPTTTTAATTTTTAASTTTTAPPTTTTAPTTTTTAPVTTTTMAPTTTTAAPPTTTAPSTTMTAAPTTTTAAPTTTTAAPTTTTAATITTTAAPTTTTAATTTTTAAPTTTTATPTTTTAATTTTTAAPTTYNNHNSGTNNHDSRTNNHDCSFNNHDSGTYNHDCSYNNHGSRTNNHDSRTNNHDCSYNNHDSAATTTTAPPTTTTAAPTTTTAAPTTTTAATTTTTAAPTTTTAAPTTTTAATTTTTSAATTTTAAPTTTTAATTTTTAAPTTTTSATTTTAPPTTTTAAPTTTTAATTTTTAATTTTTEASTTTTAPLTTTTAPTTTTTAAPTTTTAAPTTTTAATTTTTAAPTTTTAAPTTTTAAPTTTTAATITTTAAPTSTTAATTTTTAAPTTTTAATTTTTSAPTTTTAAPTTTTAAATTTTTPPTTTTAAPTTTTAALTTTTAVSTTTTAPLTTTTAPTTTTTAPITTTTMATTTTTAAPTTTTAATTTTTAAPTTTTSAATTTTAPPTTRQQQPRLQLQQPRLHLQQPRQLQQQPQQLHYNNHDSRTNNHDCSYNNHDSCTNNHDSRTNNHDSDNNNHDCSFNNHDCTSNNHDSSNNNHNSSSNNHDNGTNNHNSRTTYHDCTFNNHDSRTNNHDSRTNNHDSRTNNHDSTTTTTAAPTTMTAATTTTTAAPITTTAACNNHNCTSNNHDSSNNNHNSSNNNDDNGTNNHNNRTTYHDCTFNNHDSRTNNHDSRTNNHDSGTDNHYSRTNNHDSRNNNHDCSYNNHDCSYNNHDSRTDNHDSRTNSNDCSCNNHNCTSNNHDSGTDNHDCSYNNHGSRTNDHDSHTNNHDCSFNNHDCSFNNHDCTSNNHDSSNNNHNSSKNNHDNGTNNHKSRTNYHDCTNNNHDTAPTTTTAAPTTTTTATITTTAAPTTTTAATTTTTAAPTTTTAAPTTTTAAPTTTTAAPTTTTAASTTTTATTTTTTAAPTTTTNEPTTTAATTTTTAAPTTTTAVATTTTAPPTTTTAAPTTTTAAPTTTTAATTTTTAAPTTMTAATTTTTAPTTTTARINKHDCSYNNDDSGTNDHDSRINNHDCSFDDHDIRINNHDCSSNNHDSGTNNHNSSNNNHDNGTNNHDSRTNYHDNLTNNDCSSNIHNRRSNNHDSRTNDHDSRINNHDCSYNDHDSRNNNHDCSSNTHDSGANDHDIHTNYYDNRTNNDCSSNNNNGSSNHHHSRANNNHSSSNNHNCTSNNHDSHNNNHDNSNNNHDSRNNYHDSRTNNHDSRTNYHDKRTNNDCSSNNHDSRTNNQDCSSNNHDSPAPTTTTAPITTTTISNNYHDNHSNNDCSSNNHNSLTNNNNRSSNNHHSRANIHDCSSYNHNFTSNNHDCSSNNNNSHSDNHNSSTNNHDGCTNNHDRTSNIHNLSSNNHNCSSNNHDCSTNNHNCSSSDRSSNINDCNSNNHNCSSNDHNSRTNNNNRSSNTNNRNSNNHDYSVNNNDRTSNIHDCSSNSHNCISINHNCSSNNHHFPSYHHHHHGSSDNNHHFNTNHKHGSSDNNHYCPTNHLHHHSSNNNHHCPINHHHNNNNGSGGSSCTSCCSCSSFGYTLCASTRR; this comes from the exons atgaaaag CCGCAACAATGTCCACGGCAGTGGCAcaaacaaccacgactgcagtgccaacaaccacaaccacagcgCCAACatccacgactgcagctccaacaaccacaacagccgcaccaacaacaacaacggcagctccaaccaccaccacagccgcgtcaacaaccaccacagcagttctaacaaccacgactgcacctccaacaaccaccacagccgCAGCAACTACAACGACAGACGAACCAAcaacgactgcagctccaacaaccatgatcgcagcaacaacaaccacgacagccgcaccgaCAACCACTACAGCAGCttcaacaaccacaacagccgcaccaacaacaacGACTGCAGCTGCAACAACCatgactgcacctccaacaaccacgacaacggcaccaacaaccacgacagccacaccaacaaccacgacagccgcaccaacaaccacgacagcggcaccaacaaccacgacagccgcaacAACAACCAtgactgcagctacaacaaccacgacagcggcaccaacaaccacgactgcagctacaacaaccacgacagcc ctacaacaaccacggcagccgcaccaacaaccacgacagccgcaccaacaaccacgactgcagctacaaTAACCACGACagcggcaccaacaaccacgactgcagctacaacaaccacgacagccgcaccaacaacaacGACTGCAGctgcaacaaccacaactgcacctccaacaaccacgacagccgcaccaacaaccacgactgcagctacaacaaccacgacagccgcaccaacaaccacgacagccgcaccaacaaccacgactgcagctacaacaaccacgacatccgcagcaacaaccacgacagccgcaccaacaacgacgactgcagctacaacaaccacgacagccgcaccaacaaccacgacagctgcaacaaccacgactgcacctccaacaaccacgacagcggcACCGACAACCACGACGGCcgcaacaacaaccacgactgcagctacaacaaccacggcagccgcaccaacaaccacgacagccgcaccaacaaccacgactgaagcttcaacaaccacgactgcacctctaacaaccacgacagctccaacaacaaccacgacagccgcaccaacaaccacgacagccgcaccaacaaccacgactgcagctacaacaaccatgacagccgcaccaacaaccacgacagccgcaccaacaaccacgacagccgcaccaacaaccacgactgcagctacaaTAACCACGACagcggcaccaacaaccacgactgcagctacaacaaccacgacagccgcaccaacaaccacgactgcagctacaacaaccacgacatccgcaccaacaaccacgacagccgcaccaacaaccacgactgcagctgcaacaaccacaactacacctccaacaaccacgacagcggcaccgacaaccacgacagccgcaccaacaaccacgacagccgcactaacaaccacgactgcagtttcaacaaccacaactgcacctcTAACAACCACGACAacggcaccaacaaccacgacagctgTACcgacaaccacgacagccgcaccaacaaccacgacagccgcaccaacaaccacgacttcagctacaacaaccacgacagccgcaccgaCAACAACGACTGCAGttgcaacaaccacaactgcacctccaacaaccacaacagccgcaccaacaaccacgacagccgcaccaacaaccacgactgcaactacaacaaccacgacagccgcaccaacaaccacgacagccgcaccaacaaccacgactgcagcttcaacaaccacgactgcacctccaacaaccacgactgcaacttcaacaaccacgactgcacctccaacaaccacgactgcagctccaacaacaactacaacagctCCAATAACAACCACGAcaatg ccgcaccaacaaccacgacagcg ctacaacaaccacaacagcggcaccaacaaccacgacagccgcaacaacaaccacgactgcagctacaaTAACCACGACAGCGGCACCTACAATcacgactgcagctacaacaaccacgGCAGCCGCActaacaaccacgactgcagtttcaacaaccacaactgcacctcTAACAACCACGACAacggcaccaacaaccacgacagctgTACcgacaaccacgacagccgcaccaacaaccacgactgcagctacaaTAACCACGACagcggcaccaacaaccacgactgcagctacaacaaccacgacagccgcaccaacaacaacGACTGCAGctgcaacaaccacaactgcacctccaacaaccacgacagccgcaccaacaaccacgacagcc caacaaccacgacagccgcaccaacaaccacgacagccgcaccaacaaccacgactgcagctacaaTAACCACGACagcggcaccaacaaccacgactgcagctacaacaaccacgacagccgcaccaacaaccacgactgcagctacaacaaccacgac CACGACagcggcaccaacaaccacgactgcagctacaacaaccacgacagccgcaccaacaaccacgactgcagctacaacaaccacgacatccgcaccaacaaccacgacagccgcaccaacaaccacgactgcagctgcaacaaccacaactacacctccaacaaccacgacagcggcaccgacaaccacgacagccgcaccaacaaccacgacagccgcactaacaaccacgactgcagtttcaacaaccacaactgcacctcTAACAACCACGACAacggcaccaacaaccacgacagctgTACcgacaaccacgacagccgcaccaacaaccacgacagccgcaccaacaaccacgacttcagctacaacaaccacgacagccgcaccgaCAACAACGACTGCAGtagcaacaaccacaactgcacctccaacaaccacgacagccgcaccaacaaccacgacagccgcaccaacaaccacgactgcatcttcaacaaccacgactgcacctccaacaaccacgacttcaacttcaacaaccacgactgcacctccaacaaccacgactgcagctccaacaacaactacaacagctCCAATAACAACCACGAcaatggcaccaacaaccacaacagccgcaccaactaCCACGACTGCACCttcaacaaccacgacagccgctccaacaaccacgacagccgcaccaacaaccacgacagcggcACCGagaaccacgacagccgcaccaacaaccacgacagcggcaacaacaacaacgactgcagctacaacaaccacaacagcggcaccaacaaccacgactgcagctacaacaaccacgacagccgcaccaacaacaacGACTGCAGctgcaacaaccacaactgcacctccaacaaccacgacagccgcaccaacaaccacgacagccgcaccaacaaccacaactgcagctacaacaaccacgacagccgcaccaacaaccacgacagccgcaccaacaaccacgactgcagctacaacaaccacgacatccgcagcaacaaccacgacagccgcaccaacaacgacgactgcagctacaacaaccacgacagccgcaccaacaaccacgacagctgcaacaaccacgactgcacctccaacaaccacgacagcggcACCGACAACCACTACGGCcgcaacaacaaccacgactgcagctacaacaaccacggcagccgcaccaacaaccacgacagccgcaccaacaaccacgactgaagcttcaacaaccacgactgcacctctaacaaccacgacagctccaacaacaaccacgacagccgcaccaacaaccacgacagccgcaccaacaaccacgactgcagctacaacaaccacgacatccgcagcaacaaccacgacagccgcaccaacaaccacgacagccgcaccaacaaccacgactgcagctacaaTAACCACGACagcggcaccaacaaccacgactgcagctacaacaaccacgacagccgcaccaacaaccacgactgcagctacaacaaccacgacatccgcaccaacaaccacgacagccgcaccaacaaccacgactgcagctgcaacaaccacaactacacctccaacaaccacgacagcggcaccgacaaccacgacagccgcaccaacaaccacgacagccgcactaacaaccacgactgcagtttcaacaaccacaactgcacctcTAACAACCACGACAacggcaccaacaaccacgacagctgTACcgacaaccacgacagccgcaccaacaaccacgacagccgcaccaacaaccacgacttcagctacaacaaccacgacagccgcaccgaCAACAACGACTGCAGtagcaacaaccacaactgcacctccaacaaccacgacagccgcaccaacaaccacgacagccgcaccaacaacca ccgcaccaactaCCACGACTGCACCttcaacaaccacgacagccgctccaacaaccacgacagccgcaccaacaaccacgacagcggcACCGagaaccacgacagccgcaccaacaaccacgacagcggcaacaacaacaacgactgcagctacaacaaccacaacagcggcaccaacaaccacgactgcagctacaacaaccacgacagccgcaccaacaacaacGACTGCAGctgcaacaaccacaactgcacctccaacaaccacgacagccgcaccaacaaccacgacagccgcaccaacaaccacaactgcagctacaacaaccacgacagccgcaccaacaaccacgacagccgcaccaacaaccacgactgcagctacaacaaccacgacatccgcagcaacaaccacgacagccgcaccaacaacgacgactgcagctacaacaaccacgacagccgcaccaacaaccacgacagctgcaacaaccacgactgcacctccaacaaccacgacagcggcACCGACAACCACTACGGCcgcaacaacaaccacgactgcagctacaacaaccacggcagccgcaccaacaaccacgacagccgcaccaacaaccacgactgaagcttcaacaaccacgactgcacctctaacaaccacgacagctccaacaacaaccacgacagccgcaccaacaaccacgacagccgcaccaacaaccacgactgcagctacaacaaccacgacagccgcaccaacaaccacgacagccgcaccaacaaccacgacagccgcaccaacaaccacgactgcagctacaaTAACCACGACagcggcaccaacaaccacgactgcagctacaacaaccacgacagccgcaccaacaaccacgactgcagctacaacaaccacgacatccgcaccaacaaccacgacagccgcaccaacaaccacgactgcagctgcaacaaccacaactacacctccaacaaccacgacagcggcaccgacaaccacgacagccgcaccaacaaccacgacagccgcactaacaaccacgactgcagtttcaacaaccacaactgcacctctaacaaccacgacagctccaacaacaaccacaacagctccaataacaaccacaacaatggcaacaacaaccacaacagccgcaccaacaaccacgactgcagctacaacaaccacgacagccgcaccaacaaccacgacttcagctgcaacaaccacaactgcacctccaacaaccacgacagcggcaccaacaaccacgactgcagctacaacaaccacgacagcagcaccaacaaccacgactgcagctacaacaaccacgacatccgcaccaacaaccacgacagccgcaccaacaaccacgactgcagctgcaacaaccacaactgcacctccaacaaccacgacagcggcACCGACAACCACGACA acgacagccgcaccaacaaccatgactgcagctacaacaaccacgacagccgcaccaacaaccacgactgcagctacaacaaccacgacagctgCACCAataaccacgacagccgcaccaacaaccacgacagcggcaacaacaaccacgactgcagcttcaacaaccacgactgcacctccaacaaccacgacagctccaacaacaaccacaacagctccAGTAACAACCACGAcaatggcaccaacaaccacaacagcggCACCACCTACCACGACTGCACCTTCAACAACCatgacagccgcaccaacaaccacgacagcggcaccgacaaccacgacagccgcaccaacaaccacgactgcagctacaataaccacgacagccgcaccaacaaccacaactgcagctacaacaaccacgacagccgcaccaacaaccacgacagccacaccaacaaccacgactgcagctacaacaaccacgacagccgcaccaacaac ctacaacaaccacaacagcggcaccaacaaccacgacagccgcaccaacaaccacgactgcagcttcAATAACCACGACAGCGGTACCTACAATcacgactgcagctacaacaaccacggcagccgcaccaacaaccacgacagccgcaccaacaaccacgactgcagctacaaTAACCACGACAGCG ctgcaacaaccacaactgcacctccaacaaccacgacagccgcaccaacaaccacgacagccgcaccaacaaccacgactgcagctacaacaaccacgacagccgcaccaacaaccacgacagccgcaccaacaaccacgactgcagctacaacaaccacgacatccgcagcaacaaccacgacagccgcacccaCAACGacgactgcagctacaacaaccacgacagccgcaccaacaactaCGACATCtgcaacaaccacgactgcacctccaacaaccacgacagcggcACCGACAACCACTACGGCcgcaacaacaaccacgactgcagctacaacaaccacgactgaagcttcaacaaccacgactgcacctctaacaaccacgacagctccaacaacaaccacaacagccgcaccaacaaccacgacagccgcaccaacaaccacgactgcagctacaacaaccacgacagccgcaccaacaaccacgacagcggcaccaacaaccacgacagccgcaccaacaaccacgactgcagctacaaTAACCACGACAGCGGCACCAACAAGcacgactgcagctacaacaaccacgacagccgcaccaacaaccacgactgcagctacaacaaccacgacatccgcaccaacaaccacgacagccgcaccaacaaccacgactgcagctgcaacaaccacaactacacctccaacaaccacgacagccgcaccaacaaccacgacagccgcactaacaaccacgactgcagtttcaacaaccacaactgcacctctaacaaccacgacagctccaacaacaaccacaacagctccaataacaaccacaacaatggcaacaacaaccacaacagccgcaccaacaaccacgactgcagctacaacaaccacgacagccgcaccaacaaccacaacttcagctgcaacaaccacaactgcacctccaacaacc cggcaacaacaaccacgactgcagcttcaacaaccacgactgcacctccaacaaccacgacagctccaacaacaaccacaacagctccA ctacaacaaccacgacagccgcaccaacaaccacgactgcagctacaacaaccacgacagctgCACCAataaccacgacagccgcaccaacaaccacgacagcgacaacaacaaccacgactgcagcttcaacaaccacgactgcacctccaacaaccacgacagctccaacaacaaccacaacagctccAGTAACAACCACGAcaatggcaccaacaaccacaacagccgcaccacCTACCACGACTGCACCTTCAACAACCatgacagccgcaccaacaaccacgacagccgcaccaacaaccacgacagccgcactaacaaccacgact ctacaacaaccacgacagccgcaccaacaaccatgactgcagctacaacaaccacgacagctgCACCAATAACCACGACAGCCGc ctgcaacaaccacaactgcacctccaacaaccacgacagctccaacaacaaccacaacagctccAATAACAACGACGAcaatggcaccaacaaccacaacaaccgcaccACCTACCACGACTGCACCttcaacaaccacgacagccgcaccaacaaccacgacagccgcaccaacaaccacgacagcggcACCGACAACCActacagccgcaccaacaaccacgacagccgcaacaacaaccacgactgcagctacaacaaccacgactgcagctacaacaaccacgacagccgcaccgacaaccacgacagccgcaccaacagcAACGACTGCAGctgcaacaaccacaactgcacctccaacaaccacgacagcggcaccgacaaccacgactgcagctacaacaaccacgGCAGCCGCACCAACGACCACGACAGccacaccaacaaccacgactgcagcttcaacaaccacgactgcagcttcaacaaccacgactgcacctccaacaaccacgacagctccaacaacaaccacaacagctccAAAAACAACCACGAcaatggcaccaacaaccacaaaagCCGCACCAACTACCACgactgcaccaacaacaaccacgaca cggcACCGACAACCACGACagctgcaccaacaaccacgactacAGCTACAATAACCACGACagcggcaccaacaaccacgactgcagctacaacaaccacgacagccgcaccaacaactacgacagccgcaccaacaaccacgacagccgcaccgacaaccacaacagcggcaccaacaaccacgacagcggcatcaacaaccacgactgcaactacaacaaccacgacagccgcaccaactacCACGACAAACGAaccaaccacgactgcagctacaacaaccacgacagccgcaccaacaacaacGACTGCAGttgcaacaaccacaactgcacctcCAACAACCACTACAGCGGCAccgacaaccacaacagccgcaccgacaaccacgactgcagctacaacaaccacgacagccgcaccaacaaccatgactgcagctacaacaaccacgactgcaccaacaaccacgacagc ccgcatcAACAAAcacgactgcagctacaacaacgACGACAGCGGCACCAATGACCACGACAGCCGCatcaacaaccacgactgcagcttcGACGACCACGACATCCGCatcaacaaccacgactgcagctccaacaaccacgacagcggcaccaacaaccacaacagctccAATAACAACCACGAcaatggcaccaacaaccacgacagccgcaccaactacCACGACAACCTCACCAAcaacgactgcagctccaacatcCACAACAgacgctccaacaaccacgacagccgcaccaacgaccacgacagccgcatcaacaaccacgactgcagctacaacgaccacgacagccgcaacaacaaccacgactgcagctccaacaccCACGACAGCGGCGCCAACGACCACGACATCCACACCAACTACTACGACAACCGCACGAAcaacgactgcagctccaacaacaacaacggcagctccaaccaccaccacagccgcgccaacaacaaccacagcagtTCCAACAATCACAACTgcacctccaacaaccacgacagccacaacaacaaccacgacaactccaacaacaaccacgacagccgcaacaactaccacgacagccgcaccaacaaccacgacagccgcaccaactacCACGACAAACGAACCAAcaacgactgcagctccaacaaccacgacagccgcaccaacaaccaagactgcagctccaacaaccacgacagcc cggcaccaacaaccacaacagctccAATAACAACCACCACAAT ctccaacaactaccacgACAACCACTCCAACAACGACTgtagctccaacaaccacaacagcctcaccaacaacaacaaccgcagctccaacaaccaccacagccgCGCCAACatccacgactgcagctcctaCAACCACAACTtcacctccaacaaccacgactgcag ctccaacaacaacaacagccactcagacaaccacaacagcagcaccaacaaccacgacggctgcaccaacaaccacgaccgCACCTCCAACATCCACAACCTCAgttccaacaaccacaactgcagctccaacaaccacgactgcagtaccaacaaccacaactgcagctccaGTGACCGCAGCTCCAACATCAACGACTGCaactccaacaaccacaactgcagctccaacgaccacaacagccgcaccaacaacaacaaccgcaGCTCCAACACCAACAACCGCaactccaacaaccacgactatAGCGTCAACAACAACGACCGGACCTCCAACatccacgactgcagctccaacagcCACAACTGCATCTCCATtaaccacaactgcagctccaacaaccaccaCTTCCCCTcataccaccaccaccaccacggctcctccgaCAATAACCACCACTTCAACACCAACCACAAGCACGGCtcctccgacaacaaccactACTGCCCAACAaaccacctccaccaccactcCTCCAACAataaccaccactgccccatcAACCAccatcacaacaacaacaacggcaGTGGCGGTAGTTCGTGCACCAGTTGTTGTTCTTGCAGCAGTTTTGGTTACACCCTTTGTGCCTCAACTCGAAGATAG